DNA sequence from the Anomalospiza imberbis isolate Cuckoo-Finch-1a 21T00152 chromosome 14, ASM3175350v1, whole genome shotgun sequence genome:
GGCGCGGGCCCGGCTCCGCCCCGCTCCGCGGGCAccggcgcggggccgcggccccgggagcTGTCCAGGGCGGCCcgggagcagcactgccccGCGGACAGCTCAGCGTGCCCCGGCGGGGTTCCCCCTTCCtggccgggcccggcgccgcctgacacggcccggcccgggcaaGGCCCGGTCTCGGATGTTCGGCCGCCCGGCGCCTCCCAGCGCGGCCTGACACGGCGCTGGCCGCCGCTCCGGTGCAGCGTCTCAGGGCTAAAACTGACAGGACGAGAGGACATGGCCCCACGTTGcgtcaggggaggtttagattgggtatTAGGAAATTTTTTTCATGGGAAAGGTTATCAAGCACAGGAATAGACTACCCAGCGAAGTGGCGGAGTCGCCATCCCCGGAAATGCTAAAAACCGTGTGGAGATGGCACTTAAGGACAAGGTTTAATGGTGAATATGGTGCTGGCACTGGGTTCACGGCTGGAGTTGACGATCttaagtcttttccaaccttaagcTTTACCTATAAAAATTATACAAATTATGTATTCAGATGAGACATCCACTCCTCTGTGAGCGCCCTTCCCCCTCAGGTTTCACCACGTTGCCACGGAGCTCTCTTAAATAAACCCCGAGTTTCTGCTCAGCTCTGGAAAGTGCAGTGTAATATCGCTGGGTCTGGCCAGCTCTGTGTAAACGGGGCATTTTGGACAGCTGCTCCACCCTGGGAAGCCCATGCTGGTTTATGCTGTCTAGAAATTATGTCAGGTTATGCCAGTCTCTTTTTCACAAATGATGCAGTATTTTAGCTCCCAAACCTACCATAAGCAgcataaaaaaatctgtaagacGGAGGAAGCCTATTTAAATTGTGTATTTATTTGGGTGCAAGAAACCATGTGCagaagagggagggaaaagatTTACCAGAGATTGCCCATGTGTGTGGTGTTACTGTCgcctgtgtctgtgtgaggACAGCCCAGTTACTCCATTCTTTTGATTATTTTGGCAAACTAATTTTGGATAATTTTAGATCTGACTAAATGGTGACTAAAACATCTGCCTCAGGAGCACTCTGCACCTGTGTTACCTAATATCATTAGGTGACTTGAAGCGCTTTTGTACACAAGTTACAATGTCATGACCTTGTAACTTGTGTCATCAACTTGTAACTTGTATCTACAAGATAGATGTAACTTGTGCATCTATCATGTAGATGCATAACAGCATCTACAACTACTACTAATGTCAATAAAAAGATCACTGGACTCTTAATTCAGATATATGAGGCTTTAGCTAATGGGATTGGCAGGAGAAATACTCTCAGAGATTTCTTCAAGGCACGAACAGTGGAATTTTGTATTTTAGAGTCTTTCAGAAGCAGTgatgttttatttgaaattcCCACAGTGGAAGAATATTTCTGTCCTTAAAGGTAGGTTTAGGTAGTATAACTATtgaatttcaatttttattgaAAACCCTTAACTGTTCTGCTTATAAAATTTCATTTACTTTAATGTAAAATACATGTTTTCATGATGGAGAACGTTACTTTGTCTCTCAAATTTGTTAGCTCTTTAAAAGAATTTTCTATTATCACAaagtggattttttaaaaacaaaagagcTTCTCAAATTGCTTAATTGAAAACTCGCTACTGAATTGCATACTGTTTTGTCTTCTTGCAAAAGCCTGCACataaatttctttaaatttgtACTTCATATTTTCAGAGCCTCCATCCCAAAGTTTTTTTGATCACTTCTACACATTAAAAGTTGCTATTGGGTCTCTTACATATTTTTTCAGTTCCAAGGCAACCACATGCAGTTCTATATCCTGGATGTTTCTTATCTTGGATAAAATGGTTCTTTTATATTGTTATTTATATTGTAAGGTTTTATGTGACTTGAATCACCAAACACTTTCTAGGCTTAGCTAAACATAAAAGTGGAAAGAACAACCCTTAAAATAGGAGATGCaggctgacaaaaaaaaaatgcacattgAAATCCAGCTTTTAGGTGCAGCAAGATGGTGTCAGCTGCAGCCAAATTGGCTGAGCTGTGGAGAGCACTAACTCTGTCCTGACTGCAGCAGTGGGACAGTGGGGTTCAGATTTTATACCTGACAGAACGACTTGCCATAGAGGAAGGCTGCTGTGAGAAAGGTGAAAGTCAAGGAGATGgtgcagctctcccagcagcttTTAAATCAGGCAGCATTTCTGTAGCTAAGAATAAGTGGTTTAAACCTGATTTTTGAGATCTGGCGATGCCTCAGGAgcagggatccttccaagtgCTCATCTGTAGCTGTAAATTTTCCATTAGTTATTTAGTACTGGACAAGGCAGTGAGAATAGGAGTCCTTAAAGCTGGAGGATGAAAGGCTAAGAAATTGTTTAATTTGGGCCATCACACatttttggagggaaaaaaaaaaagcactggaTTACGTATTAAAACAATTAtagtattattttcatttaatataGCTTCATGGTTAAAAATTACGAAGAACCTGTGTCAAAGAAGGAAAGAATTGAAGGGTCATATAAGGAAGAAAAGTTATTGTTTTCCCTGATGAATGTTTTCTATTATTTATCCTTATTCAATTGACTCTCTGGTAAAACCTATAAATAAACAGCAACTGGTTTTGTAACTCTAAAATCTGAAGGCTCACTTCAGAATGGCACTTGTGTTACTAACTATACAAATACAGGGAGCCTGGCAGGTGATTTTCTTGCTGGAAGAAAGATTATTCTTGCTAGAAGAAAGATTATGATTTATTTCTTGCTCATAAACCTGGACAGGATCATTTAATTGCTGATTTATGAGGTGAAGGATTGCAGTCATGTCTGCCAGTGACTGTGGCCTGTTACATTTTTCATCAAACTTGACAGGACATTTGTTCTTGTCAAAGTTTTTGAATCTTAAGAAAAATCAGGAACCCCTGCGGTTCAAGTCCACAGAATGcatggaggggggaaaaaaagggaacagATCAGTAACCACAgatgaaaaatatcttttatgATCTCGGTGTTCTGCGGGCATTCGTGAACAGCAACAGTTTCCCAGAGGCCGTCCTGTGGATGTGTCACTTCAGTGGCCACATGTCGAATGTGCCGAGAGTCGCATTTGGTCAAAGGCACTTTGTGCCAAAGCCGTACGTCTGTACAGCTGCTGGCTGAGTCTAACACGTGTCCCTGTGGCGCAAAGAATTCCAAATCAATGCTCCCGCAGCAGGAGCAAGGGTGCTCAGGTGTGGGTCTGAGCTCCCCTCGGTGCTGGGCGGAGGTGCCGGCTGCGTCAGCGTTGGCAGAGCAGCGGCAATGTCCCCGGGAAGGAAATGACACTCAGCGGGAAGTAGCGTCTCCAGGGCCTTATCCACACGGTCAGCCGTAAGGCAGGTGTCGGGGTTTACTGCCGCCTCCGCCCGGGACACGGAGCGCGGGGGAGCCGGGAGCCGGGCGGGAATTGCCAAGGCCGCAGCAAGGCCCGTGTGCGGGACCCGAGCGTCCCGCGGCCTGCGCCGAAGCACGGTCGGGGCCACACACTCGGCACCTCGGGGTCCGCGGGGGGCGGTGACGCGGGCAGTGTGTCCCAGGCAGCGTCCGGAGCCCCCGACGCGCCGAGCCCCGCGGCCTCGGGGCTGCCGGCGGCGGAGagcgcggggcgggccgggcccgggcgggagcggcgggagcgcggcccggccccgccccggcccgaaGGTTCCCGAGGCCGCTCGGGTCAGAGCCGAGGGCAGCACCGGCAGCGCCCCCCGGCGGCGGTGCGGCGGGTCCGGCGgtgcgggcggcggcggggccgcggccggagcgcggCGCAGGTAACGCGGGGAAGGCGGGCTCGGCGGGCTCGGCTGCCCCTCTCGCCCGGCTGGGGGCTCAGCACGGCTCAGCCAGCGGGGAGCGGCGGAGGGGCCGCCCGTCAACCCGGGCCTGGTGCTGCGAGGCCGCTCCCCGGGCCCACTGCTGTCAacgccgccgctcccgctcggcctccggccgccgccgcctcggcgGCGGCCCCTCTCGGAGCGCGGTTCTCACGGCCGGGCCCCGGGGTCGCGGGGGGAGTCGGCCAGGACGCGCTCCCCGGGCTggcgcggcggccgcgggaCTCCGGCCTCGGCGTCTCATCCGACACGGCCCGGCCTGCGGAAATAAAAGTTCTGCGGGTAAAAGTAGAGCCCGCGACTCGCTGTTCTGTATTTGGGTGTTGCTTTTTGCCGCTTACTGGGGGGCTTTGAATGGGCAGTGCTGACAGATAGATCTTAGCAGATCTGTTTTTCTACGGTGCTGCTTCCGAGTCTCGGTTTGAAATACAAAGCCTTGCAAATATATGACATGGGGtttaaaaaagtttatttttctgggGAAGTAAGTGCACTATCCATAGCGTTTTCATTAACTCAGTTGATTGGTAATGTGTCGACACACAGATTCTGGTGTCTGGCCATAAATAACTTCATGCTATTGGGCTTTCTCAGAACAATCTATGAAATATTTCacagttaaaaagaaattactaaTAATGTTTAAACCTGGTTTTGGGACCCAAAACTTcaattttcttggttttataATTAACCTTACTTGCTGTTGCTTAAGATGAGGTGctgtttctgttttcctcaCCTTGTAAGTACCTTGTAAGAACAGAGGATATATTCAGAATTCCACTTAACCTTGTGGAGAAGAGGAAAGGACAAACAACAATAAGAAACAAATTTGCAGACTGCAGGAGCGCATAATCTTCTGAACAGTATCtcagatttgttttttcctaaagaaGGAGTAGACAGTAAATATGTGAATGTTGCCATGCTGTTGAAACTTTATATCTGCATTTTTACTAATTTGATatcttttgctttccctttgtaggaatggaggggaaaaaacttATTTCTGCCACAGACACACAATATTCTAGTGTGCTCCTTCAGTCTTTGAATGAGCAACGTGGCCATGGACTTTTTTGTGATGTTACAGTCATTGTGGAGGACCGGAAATTTCGAGCTCACAGAAACATCCTTTCAGCCTCAAGCACATATTTTCACCAGCTTTTCTCAGTGGCTGGTCAAGTGGTTGAACTGAGCTTTGTAAGAGCAGAAATTTTTGCAGAAATTCTTAATTATATTTATAGTTCCAAAATAATCAGTGTCCGATCTGATTTACTTGATGAACTGATTAAATcggggcaggagctgggtgtTAAATTCATAGCTGATCTGGCCATATCTCCGGCCGAAGGCAAAAATGTGCCAAGCGAGGTCAAAGACAGTGCTTCAGGAACTTCAGCTTCTAGTCCAAATCAAAGAGATGCTGAAACACAGGTAACTGTAATCAGGCCAGAGGGTCAAGAGGCAGCAGATGGGATGCCAGTTATAACACAGTCATTCTCCTTACATGGCATAGAATATGAGACTACAAAAATCACAGTGAGCGATTCggatgatgaggatgatgatgTAATTTTTTGTTCTGAGATTGTACCTCCAAAAGAATGTACTAAAGACAAAAATACTGCAAGCCAGAACCAGCCTTGTTCAAGTCCAGCTGGAGCTTCTGACCAAAAATCCTGTGGCAGTGGTGGCTCTCCCCATTTGACAaacaccacagcagctcagAACCTCACTTTGTCTGCCACTCAGCTAAGCCCAAGCCAAACACAGTCAGGTGCTGAATCATTCGTCTCGGCAACGCCGCAGCATTTTACTCCTAATATCATTGTGCTAAACAAGCCTCTGCTTAACTCATCGCTTGGTGCCAGCTCCTTGCATCAAGCACACGTGACTCCTACAATTAATTTACTTGAGGAGAACCAGCAGCCATCCAATAACGGCTCTGTAACTGAAGTGGAAGCAACTGCTGTTGATGATGAAGAGGTTGTTGAAGATGATGTCGATATCATTAGCTCCTCTAGTCCTGGTTcggtcagcagcagctctttggTTCAGCAATCTTCTGTTCCTAAGGCAGGGAGCACTGAAGGATCAGGTGTACAGAAAAAACAGGTTGCTACATTTTCACAAGAGCCATCTGCTAAAGCTggagaatttaaaattaaaatctcagATGTCCTTTCTGGAAACAACAAGGAATTGAGTTCGAGTCTAACATCAAAGAATGTGGCAGATGGGCAGAAAATCATAACACTAGATACAGCAACTGAAATAGGAGGTTTATCCACAGGCTGTAAGGTTTATGCAAATATTGGTGAGGATACCTATGACATAGTCATCCCTGTGAAGGGTGACtctgaggaaggggaagccaagcCTGATGACACACCCAAAAAGTCTGGTGATGAATCTCCAAAGGGGAAACGCATGAAAGTAAAGCACGATGACCACTACGAGCTCATAGTGGATGGCAGAGTCTACTACATTTGTATCGTGTGCAAGAGGTCGTACGCGTGTCTGACGAGCTTGCGGAGACATTTCAATGTCCACTCCTGGGAGAAGAAGTACCCGTGTCGCTACTGTGACAAAGTCTTTGCTCTTGCAGAATATCGTACCAAGCATGAACTCCACCACACCGGGGAGCGAAGGTACCAGTGCTTGACGTGCGGCAAATCTTTCATCAACTACCAGATCACCATCTCCCACATAAGATCAGTGCACAGCCAAGACCCTTCCGGAGACACCAAGCTGTACCGGCTGCACccctgcaggtccctgcagATCAGACAGTACGCCTACATTAGTGACCGCCCCAGCAGTGTCCCGGGGATAAACGAGGGGGGAGTTGTCTATCGTGTTGGCTCAGGGAAGGATGGCACTGAAGGAACAACATCCAACTCTCCAGCCAAACAAATCACCTGGGATGACATTTTCGTTCCGCAGGgaaatgaaacaatttttaaacaaaacccgTCAGAGGGAAGTACTGAATTTGAGTTTGTGATACCAGAATCTTACTGAAACGTTTGGAATGCTGGAAAAAGGGTTCAGTGCAGGAGCATTGCAACTGTTTCAACTGAACTGTTAAAATTGATGTAAAATCACAGGTTAAAGTCAAAAGAAGTTAACTTGTTCTACCAAGTAACCAAATGGTAACACTTAGATGGACCGTGTTAACTGCAGTGATTTGTGGAAGCAATTAATCAGAAAATTTTCTTGAATAGAGAGTAAGACATTCTAAGGCACTACCAGAAGTTTCTGATATGTTAAATTTGATTAAAACATGAGGATTTGTGACTTGAAGATGTACAATTTATTCTAAAGAGCTAGAAATATTTCTAAACTAATTGAGGTATTTCCTGTACCCATACTTACCATGTAAACCCTTTCTTTCATGTTAGCACTTTAATGCTGAATTCTGTTTAGATGTTAACCAAGAAAAGAGTAAGATTTTTTCATCATAGTCTCTTGGTCATggaaccattaaaaaaaaaaaataatcccacaaCTCACATTTGTGAACAAGGGGCCAGAATACATGATCCCCTACTACACTGGAGTACTCTGTTTTTGAGCTACCATCCTAATTCTGCTTCTATAAATACTATGAATCATCTGTTTCCATGCAAAA
Encoded proteins:
- the ZBTB33 gene encoding transcriptional regulator Kaiso translates to MDARTAAAEGMEGKKLISATDTQYSSVLLQSLNEQRGHGLFCDVTVIVEDRKFRAHRNILSASSTYFHQLFSVAGQVVELSFVRAEIFAEILNYIYSSKIISVRSDLLDELIKSGQELGVKFIADLAISPAEGKNVPSEVKDSASGTSASSPNQRDAETQVTVIRPEGQEAADGMPVITQSFSLHGIEYETTKITVSDSDDEDDDVIFCSEIVPPKECTKDKNTASQNQPCSSPAGASDQKSCGSGGSPHLTNTTAAQNLTLSATQLSPSQTQSGAESFVSATPQHFTPNIIVLNKPLLNSSLGASSLHQAHVTPTINLLEENQQPSNNGSVTEVEATAVDDEEVVEDDVDIISSSSPGSVSSSSLVQQSSVPKAGSTEGSGVQKKQVATFSQEPSAKAGEFKIKISDVLSGNNKELSSSLTSKNVADGQKIITLDTATEIGGLSTGCKVYANIGEDTYDIVIPVKGDSEEGEAKPDDTPKKSGDESPKGKRMKVKHDDHYELIVDGRVYYICIVCKRSYACLTSLRRHFNVHSWEKKYPCRYCDKVFALAEYRTKHELHHTGERRYQCLTCGKSFINYQITISHIRSVHSQDPSGDTKLYRLHPCRSLQIRQYAYISDRPSSVPGINEGGVVYRVGSGKDGTEGTTSNSPAKQITWDDIFVPQGNETIFKQNPSEGSTEFEFVIPESY